Proteins encoded together in one Salvia miltiorrhiza cultivar Shanhuang (shh) unplaced genomic scaffold, IMPLAD_Smil_shh fragScaff_scaffold_143_1, whole genome shotgun sequence window:
- the LOC131002515 gene encoding DNA excision repair protein ERCC-1-like isoform X1, whose protein sequence is MENRGDPEQQKQNNASFVVKIPSYEEVVESSQPKSQSLFKPSSSFSQAFNFIKNTEFYTTPPSVPVAQSSKDAPSSSQGSYPRQTIQSEAPSTSVSSAGANRNAIIVSHRQKGNPLLKHIRNVRWVFADVVCDYLLGQNACALYLSLRYHLLHPDYLYFRIRELQKNFKLRVVLCHVDVEDVVKPLLEVTKTALLHDCTLLCAWSLEECGRYLETIKVYENKPADLIQGQMDMDYISRLNHALTSIRHVNKTDVVTLGSTFGSLSNIMDASMEDLARCPGIGERKVRRLYDTFHEPFKRAVPNPAAPVAENPIASVSERNEEVKENQETSREHKKEEISVRSALKAAFAKYSGTRGSKRKAAVQAETEEDAADTRRTNDGEEGSRKEGFWKGELGE, encoded by the exons ATGGAAAACAGAGGTGATCCTGAGCAGCAGAAACAGAATAATGCATCATTTGTTGTGAAAATACCTTCATATGAAGAGGTGGTTGAGAGCTCCCAACCTAAGTCGCAATCTTTATTCAAGCCTTCCTCCTCCTTTTCGCAAGCTTTCAATTTTATCAAAAACACTGAATTTTACACCACCCCGCCATCTGTACCGGTGGCCCAGTCCTCCAAAGATGCCCCTTCATCCTCTCAAGGATCTTATCCAAG GCAAACCATTCAATCTGAAGCTCCTTCCACTTCAGTTTCATCAGCTGGTGCAAATCGGAATGCCATCATCGTTAGCCATAGACAG AAGGGCAACCCTTTGCTAAAGCATATAAGGAATGTTCGATGGGTTTTCGCTGATGTTGTTTGCGACTACTTGTTGGGCCAAAATGCTTGTGCGCTTTATTTGAG TCTTCGCTATCATCTTCTACATCCAGATTATCTGTATTTTCGGATAAGGGAACTGCAAAAGAATTTCAAGCTTCGCGTCGTATTATGCCATGTTGATGTG GAAGATGTTGTTAAGCCTCTACTTGAAGTCACAAAAACAGCACTACTCCATGACTGCACTCTTTTATGTGCTTGGAG CTTGGAAGAGTGTGGTCGGTACCTGGAGACCattaaagtttatgaaaataaaCCTGCCGATCTCATTCAGGGACAGATGGATATGGACTACATTTCACGG TTAAATCATGCACTCACATCAATCCGGCATGTTAACAAGACAGATGTTGTTACTCTTGGGTCTACATTCGGG TCTCTTTCCAATATCATGGACGCATCAATGGAAGATCTTGCCCGTTGCCCGGGCATAGGAGAAAGAAAG GTCAGACGCTTGTACGATACTTTCCATGAGCCGTTCAAGCGCGCAGTTCCTAACCCTGCTGCGCCCGTTGCTGAAAATCCTATCGCGTCTGTAAGTGAAAGAAACGAGGAAGTTAAGGAGAATCAAGAGACGAGCAGAGAGCATAAGAAAGAAGAGATCAGCGTAAGATCTGCCCTGAAGGCAGCGTTTGCCAAGTACTCCGGCACCAGGGGAAGCAAGAGGAAGGCCGCGGTGCAGGCGGAAACGGAGGAGGATGCAGCCGACACCCGACGAACCAACGACGGTGAAGAAG GAAGTAGAAAGGAGGGATTTTGGAAAGGTGAATTAGGAGAGTGA
- the LOC131002515 gene encoding DNA excision repair protein ERCC-1-like isoform X2 → MENRGDPEQQKQNNASFVVKIPSYEEVVESSQPKSQSLFKPSSSFSQAFNFIKNTEFYTTPPSVPVAQSSKDAPSSSQGSYPRQTIQSEAPSTSVSSAGANRNAIIVSHRQKGNPLLKHIRNVRWVFADVVCDYLLGQNACALYLSLRYHLLHPDYLYFRIRELQKNFKLRVVLCHVDVEDVVKPLLEVTKTALLHDCTLLCAWSLEECGRYLETIKVYENKPADLIQGQMDMDYISRLNHALTSIRHVNKTDVVTLGSTFGSLSNIMDASMEDLARCPGIGERKVRRLYDTFHEPFKRAVPNPAAPVAENPIASVSERNEEVKENQETSREHKKEEISVRSALKAAFAKYSGTRGSKRKAAVQAETEEDAADTRRTNDGEEVRAVNESSS, encoded by the exons ATGGAAAACAGAGGTGATCCTGAGCAGCAGAAACAGAATAATGCATCATTTGTTGTGAAAATACCTTCATATGAAGAGGTGGTTGAGAGCTCCCAACCTAAGTCGCAATCTTTATTCAAGCCTTCCTCCTCCTTTTCGCAAGCTTTCAATTTTATCAAAAACACTGAATTTTACACCACCCCGCCATCTGTACCGGTGGCCCAGTCCTCCAAAGATGCCCCTTCATCCTCTCAAGGATCTTATCCAAG GCAAACCATTCAATCTGAAGCTCCTTCCACTTCAGTTTCATCAGCTGGTGCAAATCGGAATGCCATCATCGTTAGCCATAGACAG AAGGGCAACCCTTTGCTAAAGCATATAAGGAATGTTCGATGGGTTTTCGCTGATGTTGTTTGCGACTACTTGTTGGGCCAAAATGCTTGTGCGCTTTATTTGAG TCTTCGCTATCATCTTCTACATCCAGATTATCTGTATTTTCGGATAAGGGAACTGCAAAAGAATTTCAAGCTTCGCGTCGTATTATGCCATGTTGATGTG GAAGATGTTGTTAAGCCTCTACTTGAAGTCACAAAAACAGCACTACTCCATGACTGCACTCTTTTATGTGCTTGGAG CTTGGAAGAGTGTGGTCGGTACCTGGAGACCattaaagtttatgaaaataaaCCTGCCGATCTCATTCAGGGACAGATGGATATGGACTACATTTCACGG TTAAATCATGCACTCACATCAATCCGGCATGTTAACAAGACAGATGTTGTTACTCTTGGGTCTACATTCGGG TCTCTTTCCAATATCATGGACGCATCAATGGAAGATCTTGCCCGTTGCCCGGGCATAGGAGAAAGAAAG GTCAGACGCTTGTACGATACTTTCCATGAGCCGTTCAAGCGCGCAGTTCCTAACCCTGCTGCGCCCGTTGCTGAAAATCCTATCGCGTCTGTAAGTGAAAGAAACGAGGAAGTTAAGGAGAATCAAGAGACGAGCAGAGAGCATAAGAAAGAAGAGATCAGCGTAAGATCTGCCCTGAAGGCAGCGTTTGCCAAGTACTCCGGCACCAGGGGAAGCAAGAGGAAGGCCGCGGTGCAGGCGGAAACGGAGGAGGATGCAGCCGACACCCGACGAACCAACGACGGTGAAGAAG ttagggctgtaaacgagtcgAGCTCCTAG